Proteins encoded in a region of the Elaeis guineensis isolate ETL-2024a chromosome 7, EG11, whole genome shotgun sequence genome:
- the LOC105048639 gene encoding LOW QUALITY PROTEIN: serine/threonine-protein kinase SAPK2 (The sequence of the model RefSeq protein was modified relative to this genomic sequence to represent the inferred CDS: inserted 2 bases in 2 codons), which yields MERYEVLREIGAGNFGVAKLVRDVWTNELYAVKLIERGHKIDEHVQREIMNHRSLRHPNIVRFKEVVLTPTHLAIVMEYAAGGELFVRICNAGRFSEDEARFFFQQLISGVSYCHSMQICHRDLKLENTLLDGSTAPRLKICDFGYSKSSVLHSQPKSTVGTPAYIAPEVLSRKEYDGKIADVWSCGVTLYVMLVGAYPFEDPDDPRNFRKTLGRILSVXYSIPDYVXVSKECRHLLSRIFVANPEQRITIPEIKNHPWFLKNLPVELTDEYQNSLQSSDMNTPSQSIEEIMAIIQEARKPAESPKLGGGHFVGGDSGDLDDMDADVDLDDIETSGDFVCAL from the exons ATGGAGCGGTACGAGGTGTTGAGGGAAATTGGGGCCGGTAATTTTGGGGTGGCCAAGCTTGTGAGAGATGTTTGGACCAACGAACTCTATGCCGTGAAGCTGATCGAGAGAGGGCACAAG ATTGATGAACATGTTCAGAGGGAGATCATGAATCACAGATCACTGAGGCATCCAAATATAGTTAGATTCAAGGAG GTCGTGCTAACACCTACACATCTAGCCATAGTTATGGAATATGCTGCTGGTGGTGAGCTTTTTGTGAGGATATGCAATGCAGGACGATTTAGCGAGGATGAG GCACGGTTTTTCtttcaacaattgatatcaggaGTCAGCTATTGCCATTCCATG CAAATATGTCATCGAGATCTTAAGTTAGAAAATACTCTGTTGGATGGTAGCACAGCACCCCGCCTTAAGATATGTGACTTTGGTTACTCAAAG TCTTCAGTGCTGCATTCCCAACCAAAGTCCACTGTTGGCACACCAGCTTACATTGCTCCAGAGGTTCTTTCAAGAAAGGAATATGATGGAAAG ATTGCAGATGTTTGGTCTTGTGGAGTAACATTATATGTAATGCTGGTTGGGGCTTATCCCTTCGAGGATCCAGATGATCCAAGGAATTTTCGGAAGACACTTGGG CGGATACTTAGCG CGTACTCCATTCCAGACTATG GAGTATCAAAGGAATGTAGACATCTTTTATCTCGGATATTTGTAGCTAATCCCGAACAG AGAATTACCATTCCAGAAATAAAAAACCACCCATGGTTTCTAAAGAACCTGCCAGTTGAGCTAACTGATGAGTATCAGAACAGCTTGCAGAGTTCTGACATGAACACTCCATCCCAAAGCATAGAAGAAATCATGGCCATCATACAAGAGGCACGGAAGCCTGCCGAGAGTCCAAAACTTGGTGGTGGGCACTTTGTTGGAGGCGACAGTGGGGACCTAGATGACATGGATGCAGATGTGGACCTTGATGACATTGAGACAAGTGGGGATTTTGTTTGTGCTCTTTGA
- the LOC105048776 gene encoding pectinesterase inhibitor 3-like → MAAKLCILLLSFVFATTNSLASSPTASTSTKTSSSKDLIRSYCEDAVFPRLCNKVFRKHAEIIHPNGTNELTQLATVVTVNRLRGLSKRVAVLARDATEPKDAKALKACKAALSDAAKEARRSASELSEVKATTEKAQAEKRAAKAQAYMSDAMMNEDLCADQLDGMADGPVKTDVSRRVRQVKQLTANSLSLIHGVATAN, encoded by the coding sequence ATGGCTGCAAAGTTGTGCATCCTCCTCCTCTCCTTTGTATTTGCGACCACCAACTCATTAGCGTCATCTCCAACGGCATCGACCTCCACGAAGACATCGAGCTCCAAAGACTTAATCCGTTCATATTGTGAGGATGCCGTATTTCCAAGGTTATGCAACAAGGTCTTCAGGAAGCATGCCGAGATCATCCACCCAAATGGGACAAACGAGCTGACCCAGCTCGCCACCGTCGTCACCGTCAACCGCCTCCGTGGCCTCTCCAAACGTGTCGCCGTCCTCGCTCGCGATGCCACCGAGCCGAAGGATGCCAAAGCCTTGAAGGCTTGCAAGGCGGCACTAAGCGACGCGGCCAAGGAGGCACGGCGATCGGCGTCCGAGTTGTCCGAGGTGAAGGCTACGACGGAGAAGGCGCAGGCGGAGAAACGGGCGGCGAAGGCGCAGGCGTACATGAGCGATGCAATGATGAACGAGGACTTGTGCGCCGACCAGTTGGATGGGATGGCGGATGGACCGGTGAAGACCGACGTGAGCCGTCGGGTGCGCCAGGTCAAGCAACTCACCGCCAATTCTCTCTCCCTTATTCACGGCGTCGCCACGGCCAACTGA